In the genome of Gammaproteobacteria bacterium, the window AGCGCATCGGCGGTCAGGTCCAGCAGCCAGCTGCGCACCACCGAACCATGGCGCCACAATTCGGCGACCTGCGCGAGATCGAGCTGGAACTCCTGCTTGCCGCGCAACAGCGCGAAACCCTCGGCGAGGGCCTGCATCATGCCGTACTCCACGCCGTTGTGGACCATCTTGGTGAAGTGCCCGGCACCGACCGGGCCGACGTGCGCCCAGCCATGATCGTGCCCCGGCGCCAGCACCTGCAACGCCGGTTTGAGCCGGGCGATGGCGGCATCGCTGCCGCCGACCATGAGACAATAGCCGTTCTCCAGCCCCCAGACGCCACCCGAGGTGCCGGCGTCCACGAACTCGATGCCCTGCTCGGCCAGCCAGGCGCCGCGGCGCTGGCTGTCATGATAATTGGCGTTGCCCCCGTCGACGATCACGTCACCCGGCGCGAGCAGCTCGCGCAGTTCGTCCAGATGCGTCTCGGTGACGGCACCGGCCGGCAGCATCACCCAGACGACGCGCGGCGCAGTGAGCCGGGTCACCGCGTCGGCCAGCGACCCGGCCGGGATCAACCCCTCCGCAGCCGCCAGTTCATCGGCGACCGCGCGGGTACGATTGTAGCCCACCACCTCGATGCCACCGCGGCACAGACGGCGCGCCATATTGGCGCCCATGCGTCCCAGACCGATCATCGCCATACGCATTGTGCGTCTCCCTGCTCGTCCTACGGATGTTGGCCAGTATAGCCGCACCTGCGCGGTGCGCCTGCGACCGTGTGACTTGACGACGCGTGTCCGGCTCCCGCAGGCTAGGAGCCTGTCGGACTTGGGACTGATCTACTGCGCCGGGTAAGATAGCCGCCCCAAGTCCGATCAGACTCCTAGTGCGCTCACCTGCAAACCAGCCCACAGTGCCGCCCATGAAAATCCTGTTCGCCAGCAGCGAGGCCCACCCGCTCATCAAGACCGGCGGACTCGCCGACGTCTCCGGCGCACTGCCCAAGGCCCTCGCCGGCCTCGGTCAGGACGTACGCCTGGTGCTGCCCGCCTACTGGGACCTGCTGGCGCGCACCGGCGAGGCCCGCGAGGTCGGCCGCGTCGATATCGTCGCGGGCATGGGACCGGTGCGGATCCTGCAGACCACCCTGCCCGACACCGATCTGTCCGTCTACCTGGTCGCGGCACCGCACTGCTTCGACCGGCT includes:
- the gnd gene encoding decarboxylating 6-phosphogluconate dehydrogenase, with the translated sequence MRMAMIGLGRMGANMARRLCRGGIEVVGYNRTRAVADELAAAEGLIPAGSLADAVTRLTAPRVVWVMLPAGAVTETHLDELRELLAPGDVIVDGGNANYHDSQRRGAWLAEQGIEFVDAGTSGGVWGLENGYCLMVGGSDAAIARLKPALQVLAPGHDHGWAHVGPVGAGHFTKMVHNGVEYGMMQALAEGFALLRGKQEFQLDLAQVAELWRHGSVVRSWLLDLTADALQADQGLEDIQPVVADSGEGRWTAIEAIDQGQALPVITLALAMRFASQDREGYANKLLAMMRNAFGGHAVAKK